The Xenorhabdus doucetiae genome has a window encoding:
- a CDS encoding DUF1240 domain-containing protein: MKNKYIKLLGSLIMLIVVTSIMIPVSEYIISLVLMKDLIVFSGAVVMYFLSFPLIFYSMAGSAFFFIFNRLPKYNECIVKYLSKLMFISLIIGFPISFFVGYQLKNDGYLVCEKISWMSPTTYVKDIKLCN, translated from the coding sequence ATGAAGAATAAATACATTAAATTATTAGGCTCTTTGATAATGCTTATTGTAGTTACAAGCATTATGATTCCTGTTAGCGAATACATTATTTCTTTAGTGCTTATGAAAGATTTGATAGTGTTTTCTGGTGCGGTTGTAATGTACTTTTTATCATTTCCACTAATATTTTATTCTATGGCAGGGTCTGCTTTTTTTTTCATATTTAATAGATTGCCAAAATATAATGAATGTATAGTGAAATATTTGAGCAAGTTAATGTTTATTTCATTAATTATCGGTTTTCCGATATCTTTTTTTGTAGGTTATCAACTGAAAAATGATGGCTATTTGGTTTGTGAAAAAATTTCATGGATGTCACCGACTACTTATGTTAAAGACATTAAGTTATGTAATTGA
- a CDS encoding HK97 family phage prohead protease codes for MNNDFEIRTASLSASDKKLVGYAIRWNSRSHVLWDEFIEQFAPNAFRHSLSGGVDVLCLYEHDHMNLLGRTASGTLQLSEDATGLRFELTPPDTQLGRDVLTLVERGDISGMSFGFRAIKDQWDIDQEPYIRTVLEAELREITITSQPAYPESGVEIAKRSLNGVVDLRHYWLQLSEV; via the coding sequence ATGAATAACGATTTTGAAATCCGCACCGCCTCCTTGTCAGCGTCAGATAAAAAGCTGGTCGGCTACGCGATCCGGTGGAATAGCCGATCCCATGTGTTGTGGGATGAGTTTATCGAACAATTCGCCCCGAATGCCTTTCGTCATAGCTTATCAGGTGGCGTTGATGTTTTGTGTTTATATGAACATGATCATATGAACCTGTTAGGCCGCACCGCTTCCGGCACCTTACAGCTTAGTGAGGATGCGACCGGATTACGCTTCGAATTAACCCCACCGGATACCCAATTAGGCCGCGATGTATTAACGCTGGTTGAACGTGGCGATATCTCCGGCATGTCCTTCGGGTTCAGGGCGATTAAAGACCAGTGGGATATTGATCAGGAACCGTATATCAGAACTGTTTTAGAGGCTGAATTACGGGAAATCACGATCACAAGTCAGCCCGCCTACCCTGAGAGCGGCGTAGAGATTGCCAAGCGCTCACTCAATGGGGTGGTTGATTTGCGTCATTACTGGCTGCAACTGTCTGAGGTGTAA
- a CDS encoding phage portal protein, whose protein sequence is MWPFKRKVPETRSMTMEEFLSLAGVSNTKSGEHVSPSTAEGLPAVMNAVTVISEAVASMHCYLYRVAHQNGTESREWLSDHPVDYLLNECPNDCQTPYQFKRTLMRHCLLNGNAYAVIVWGRDGQPQSLHPYPPSAVVPQRLSDHRFAYTITEPYSGKVKTYLQEEVLHLRYATEDGFLGRSPVTICRETLGLGLAQQRHGASIMKEGMMAAGVIKSADWLDGTKGAKALEALERYKGARNAGKTPILEGGMEYQQLGMSNQDAEWLSSRRFTIDDIARMFNVSPIFLQEYSNSTYSNFSEASRAFLTITMRPWLANFEQQIKSALLMASPKRGIRYQVEFDTADLLRANPRERFQSYETAIKSGVMSPNEAREREGLSPREGDDEFSQAWKQTVEIKQQPEGKA, encoded by the coding sequence ATGTGGCCATTTAAACGTAAAGTGCCTGAAACCCGTAGTATGACGATGGAGGAGTTTCTTTCTCTGGCGGGCGTATCTAACACTAAATCGGGCGAGCATGTTTCACCGTCCACGGCAGAAGGGTTACCCGCCGTGATGAATGCCGTCACAGTCATTAGTGAAGCCGTGGCCTCTATGCACTGTTACCTCTATCGGGTTGCGCACCAAAATGGCACAGAGTCCCGTGAATGGCTCAGCGATCACCCGGTGGATTATTTGCTCAATGAGTGCCCGAATGACTGCCAGACCCCGTACCAATTTAAAAGAACCCTGATGCGTCATTGCCTGTTAAATGGCAATGCGTATGCGGTGATTGTCTGGGGGCGGGATGGTCAGCCGCAATCTCTCCACCCTTATCCTCCTTCTGCGGTCGTGCCGCAACGGTTATCCGATCACCGGTTCGCCTACACCATCACCGAACCCTACAGCGGCAAGGTCAAAACCTATTTACAGGAAGAAGTCCTGCACCTGCGCTATGCCACCGAAGACGGCTTTCTTGGCCGCTCACCCGTCACTATTTGCCGCGAAACCTTGGGCTTGGGGCTGGCGCAACAACGCCACGGCGCCAGCATTATGAAAGAGGGCATGATGGCGGCGGGGGTAATTAAATCCGCTGACTGGCTGGACGGGACGAAAGGCGCCAAGGCACTGGAAGCCCTCGAACGTTATAAAGGTGCCCGTAATGCAGGTAAGACGCCCATTCTTGAGGGCGGGATGGAGTACCAACAATTGGGGATGAGTAACCAAGATGCGGAGTGGTTGTCTTCCCGCCGTTTCACCATTGACGATATCGCCCGGATGTTCAACGTCAGCCCTATCTTTCTGCAAGAGTACTCAAACAGCACCTACAGCAACTTTAGCGAGGCGTCGCGTGCTTTTCTGACCATCACCATGCGCCCGTGGCTCGCCAACTTTGAGCAACAAATCAAATCGGCCTTGCTGATGGCCTCACCGAAACGGGGCATTCGTTATCAAGTTGAGTTTGATACAGCCGACTTACTGCGCGCTAACCCACGGGAACGCTTCCAGAGTTATGAGACAGCGATTAAGTCGGGGGTGATGTCACCGAATGAAGCCCGTGAACGGGAGGGCTTATCGCCGCGTGAAGGAGATGATGAATTCAGCCAGGCATGGAAGCAAACGGTAGAAATCAAGCAACAACCGGAGGGCAAGGCATGA
- a CDS encoding phage head closure protein, protein MRAGRLRHRVTIQKNEQSRSPMGSVINKWVDVAEVWAEVKTISGRELVASSAVFSEVTIRIWLRYRADITTGHRIVYQGKPLTIAVVIPDTKHTRLELLCKGGVRNG, encoded by the coding sequence ATGAGGGCAGGCAGATTGCGGCATCGGGTAACGATACAGAAAAACGAACAAAGCCGTTCGCCGATGGGTTCGGTGATTAACAAATGGGTAGATGTTGCCGAAGTTTGGGCGGAGGTGAAAACGATCAGCGGGCGGGAACTCGTTGCATCGAGCGCGGTATTTTCGGAAGTGACTATTCGTATCTGGTTGCGCTACCGTGCGGATATCACCACAGGCCATCGCATTGTTTATCAAGGTAAACCCCTTACGATTGCCGTCGTCATCCCCGATACCAAACACACCCGTTTAGAACTGCTTTGTAAAGGAGGCGTGCGCAATGGATAA
- a CDS encoding head-tail connector protein produces MDKIDIPLNEIKQHCRVDESDTRDDALLMGYAEAALEVCQQHIGKRFDNGLTFTPAIKVGCLLYIGLLYENREMATDLELKEVPFTIKSLWSVYRDIGVY; encoded by the coding sequence ATGGATAAAATCGACATTCCCTTAAATGAAATCAAGCAACATTGCCGGGTGGATGAAAGCGACACCCGCGACGATGCGTTATTGATGGGCTATGCAGAAGCCGCACTGGAAGTCTGCCAGCAACATATCGGCAAGCGCTTTGATAATGGCTTAACTTTCACCCCCGCAATCAAGGTGGGCTGCCTGCTTTACATCGGCTTGCTGTATGAAAATCGGGAGATGGCAACCGACCTTGAGCTTAAAGAAGTGCCGTTCACCATCAAGTCCCTGTGGTCTGTCTACCGTGATATCGGAGTCTACTAA
- a CDS encoding HNH endonuclease yields the protein MPWQPLKRCTYPGCKQRVKSGRCDEHRREARRVQDSKRGSRRERGYTPAWDKYRLQFLKANPLCVHCLKLGIYTPATIVDHIIPIDGGSDVLFWPDFNHQPLCNSCHSRKTVTTDPATKEKRRQGHYREQEAEAAKRRGWLVAE from the coding sequence ATGCCTTGGCAACCTTTGAAACGTTGTACCTATCCCGGCTGCAAACAGCGGGTAAAATCCGGCCGATGTGATGAGCACAGACGGGAAGCCCGACGCGTACAGGACAGCAAGCGAGGCTCAAGGCGTGAGCGCGGCTATACCCCGGCATGGGATAAATACCGTCTGCAATTCCTGAAAGCGAACCCGTTATGTGTCCACTGCCTTAAGTTGGGCATCTACACCCCGGCAACCATCGTTGATCACATCATCCCCATTGACGGCGGTAGTGATGTACTGTTCTGGCCTGACTTCAATCACCAGCCCTTATGCAATAGCTGCCATAGTCGAAAAACGGTCACGACTGACCCCGCGACGAAAGAGAAACGAAGACAAGGACACTATCGGGAACAGGAAGCCGAAGCAGCAAAGCGTCGGGGCTGGTTAGTTGCAGAATGA
- a CDS encoding phage terminase small subunit P27 family, translating into MARAPKPPVYLNAIAADQWKSKAKLLNERDDLSPADWNNLELYCVNYAIYRKAIEDIERRGFAVEGSRGAATCNPSLKAKADAEKIMIKMSSLLGFDPVSRRRNPVETEAEDELDRL; encoded by the coding sequence ATGGCAAGGGCACCTAAACCCCCGGTTTACTTAAACGCTATCGCCGCCGATCAATGGAAATCGAAAGCGAAACTGTTAAATGAGCGTGACGACCTCAGCCCGGCAGACTGGAACAACTTAGAGCTGTATTGCGTTAACTATGCGATCTACCGTAAGGCCATTGAAGATATTGAACGGCGCGGGTTTGCGGTGGAAGGTTCACGCGGCGCGGCGACCTGTAACCCGTCATTAAAGGCCAAGGCCGACGCAGAAAAAATCATGATTAAAATGTCCTCCTTGCTGGGCTTTGACCCGGTATCACGGCGTAGAAACCCGGTGGAAACGGAGGCTGAGGACGAGTTAGATCGCCTATGA
- a CDS encoding terminase large subunit, whose amino-acid sequence MNAWEQYALDIQNGTIPACQRLKQAVKRYHNDLNNPLYVFDSEVVERFIGFSRLCPHVKGHLRGQPIVLEPWQQFAFANLFGFKVKATGRRKYRSAYIQVPRKNAKSTVAAILANWFLVMEQGQQDIYTAAVSRDQARIVFDDARQMSLLSKPLKKRVSIQQHKVTYTKSNSLLKPLAAKASTIEGTNPSLAIVDEYHLHPDNAVYSALELGMGARPEGLLFAITTAGSNVISACKQHYDYCCQILGGEEQNESLFALIYELDDENEIDDETLWIKANPNLNVSVDSVSLHDTIQKARGIPSQWTEMLTKRFNIWCQGETPWMGEGAWNACQTDYDENDLKGLECYAGLDLSSTGDITSICYTFPVENELLLLTRHYLPEAQLQNPANKNRAIYRQWAQAGWIRTTQGDCIDYDRIRDDILKDSQQFDIKLVGFDTWNATHLRTQLQGAGLDVEPFPQTYMRFSPVAKSAEVFVNRKVIRHNGDPVLAWAMSNVVMETDANANIKPNKKKSANKIDPAIAFLMSFGTWQVEHEEFAFSLSDEQKQRLANFDGIQITN is encoded by the coding sequence ATGAACGCATGGGAACAGTACGCCCTTGATATCCAAAATGGCACCATTCCGGCCTGTCAGCGTCTGAAACAGGCGGTAAAACGCTACCATAACGACCTGAATAACCCGCTTTATGTGTTTGATAGCGAGGTTGTCGAGCGTTTTATTGGCTTCTCCCGTCTCTGCCCGCACGTCAAAGGCCACTTGCGCGGTCAGCCCATTGTGCTTGAACCGTGGCAGCAGTTCGCCTTTGCTAACCTGTTCGGCTTCAAGGTAAAGGCGACGGGGCGTAGAAAGTACCGCAGTGCTTATATTCAGGTGCCGCGCAAAAATGCGAAATCCACCGTGGCCGCGATACTGGCGAACTGGTTTCTGGTGATGGAGCAGGGGCAGCAGGATATTTACACCGCCGCCGTCAGCCGGGATCAGGCGCGTATTGTGTTTGATGATGCCCGCCAGATGAGCCTGTTATCTAAGCCCCTGAAAAAGCGGGTATCCATCCAGCAACATAAAGTGACCTACACGAAGAGCAACAGCCTGTTAAAGCCACTGGCCGCCAAAGCCTCGACGATTGAGGGCACCAATCCCAGCCTCGCTATTGTTGATGAATACCACTTGCACCCTGATAACGCCGTGTACTCTGCCCTTGAATTAGGCATGGGTGCCCGCCCCGAAGGACTCCTGTTTGCCATTACCACCGCAGGCAGTAACGTTATTTCGGCCTGTAAGCAGCACTATGATTATTGCTGTCAGATACTGGGCGGCGAAGAGCAAAATGAATCCCTGTTTGCCCTGATTTACGAACTGGACGACGAAAACGAGATTGATGATGAAACCCTTTGGATTAAGGCCAATCCTAATCTCAATGTCTCCGTAGACAGTGTCTCACTGCATGACACCATCCAGAAAGCCCGTGGTATACCGTCACAATGGACAGAAATGTTAACCAAACGCTTTAATATCTGGTGTCAGGGTGAAACGCCGTGGATGGGTGAAGGGGCTTGGAACGCCTGCCAGACAGATTACGATGAAAACGACCTTAAGGGGCTGGAGTGCTACGCCGGATTAGACTTGTCTTCGACGGGGGATATCACCAGCATTTGCTACACCTTCCCCGTGGAGAATGAACTGTTACTCCTGACCCGCCATTACCTGCCCGAAGCGCAGTTACAGAATCCGGCCAACAAGAACCGGGCTATTTATCGGCAATGGGCGCAAGCGGGCTGGATACGCACCACACAAGGCGACTGCATTGATTATGACCGTATCCGCGATGATATCCTCAAAGACAGCCAACAGTTTGATATCAAGCTGGTCGGCTTTGATACATGGAACGCCACGCACCTAAGAACTCAGCTACAAGGTGCCGGGCTGGATGTTGAGCCGTTCCCGCAAACCTATATGCGCTTTAGCCCGGTGGCTAAATCGGCTGAGGTATTCGTTAACCGCAAAGTCATTCGTCACAACGGCGATCCGGTTCTCGCATGGGCGATGTCCAATGTGGTGATGGAAACCGATGCGAACGCCAATATCAAACCGAACAAGAAGAAATCCGCGAACAAGATTGATCCGGCCATTGCGTTTCTGATGAGTTTTGGTACTTGGCAGGTAGAGCATGAAGAGTTTGCTTTCAGCCTGTCAGATGAACAGAAGCAGCGACTGGCTAACTTTGACGGGATTCAAATAACCAATTGA
- a CDS encoding RNA-directed DNA polymerase: MKKIHQLSSRDALSYFLQHDSYTTLELPSYINFSTLLENINVAIDKEEIICFPEPKLLMGKDINYQVLVSKDGLYSWRRITLINPLYYVYFCRLITLPANWKRIKEKFKEFELNDLFLCSSIPAIKKNTSNVAASVLNWWEEFEQKSLSLALEYEFMFSTDISNFYPSIYTHSFEWVFISKEEAKKKANNDNPGRLIDKHIQMMMNNQTNGIPLGSTLMDTFAELILGQIDLDLRKEIDKLDITDYKVVRYRDDYRIFSNSKDDLDCISKCLVAVLGVFGLDLNSKKTELHEDIIFHSLKSAKKDYIKEGRFNSLQQMLYAIYLFSLKHQNSKITVRYLNDFLRRLFKRKKVVNKGHKLEAMLGIISNIMAKNPTTYPVGTAIFVKLLSFLYEDDEPKFVKLKQLHDKLGKQPNTEMLDIWFQRVQGKIHTEWEGIYKTALCLRINDELKKKRTFTIDGLWDLDWICGKSNNKNKAKILSLLKKTKIMDIDAFEEMDSDITPNEVNLFDRKHSA; the protein is encoded by the coding sequence ATGAAAAAAATACATCAGCTATCAAGCCGCGATGCGCTTAGTTATTTCCTCCAGCACGATTCTTACACAACATTGGAGCTACCCAGCTATATAAATTTTTCTACCTTACTCGAAAATATCAATGTTGCCATAGATAAAGAAGAGATTATCTGTTTTCCAGAACCCAAGCTATTGATGGGAAAAGATATAAATTATCAGGTGCTTGTTAGTAAAGATGGTTTATATAGCTGGCGACGAATAACGCTTATCAATCCGTTGTATTATGTGTATTTCTGTAGGCTAATTACATTGCCAGCAAACTGGAAAAGAATAAAAGAAAAGTTTAAAGAATTCGAACTCAATGACTTATTCTTATGTTCAAGTATCCCAGCAATTAAAAAAAATACGTCGAATGTTGCTGCATCTGTATTGAACTGGTGGGAGGAGTTTGAGCAAAAAAGTCTCTCTCTGGCGCTTGAGTATGAATTCATGTTCAGTACTGATATTTCTAATTTCTACCCATCAATTTACACTCATAGCTTTGAGTGGGTATTCATTTCTAAAGAAGAAGCTAAAAAGAAAGCAAACAATGATAATCCAGGTCGTTTGATTGATAAACATATCCAAATGATGATGAATAATCAAACAAATGGTATTCCGTTAGGTAGCACACTAATGGATACATTTGCCGAATTAATCTTAGGGCAGATAGACCTCGACTTAAGGAAGGAAATCGATAAATTAGATATCACCGACTACAAAGTTGTGCGTTACCGAGATGATTATCGTATATTTTCAAATAGTAAGGATGATTTGGATTGTATATCCAAATGTTTAGTCGCCGTGCTAGGTGTTTTTGGTTTGGACTTGAATTCTAAAAAGACAGAATTACATGAAGATATTATATTTCACTCTCTTAAATCAGCTAAAAAGGATTATATTAAAGAAGGAAGATTTAACTCCTTGCAACAGATGCTATATGCAATCTATTTATTCTCCTTAAAACACCAAAATTCTAAAATAACAGTCAGATATTTGAATGATTTTTTACGCAGACTATTCAAAAGGAAAAAGGTTGTTAATAAGGGACATAAATTGGAGGCGATGCTTGGAATAATATCCAATATTATGGCTAAGAATCCTACAACCTATCCGGTAGGAACTGCAATTTTTGTAAAACTCCTAAGCTTCCTTTACGAAGATGATGAGCCAAAATTTGTCAAATTAAAGCAACTTCACGATAAATTAGGTAAACAGCCTAATACAGAAATGCTAGATATTTGGTTTCAACGTGTTCAAGGGAAAATACATACCGAATGGGAGGGGATATACAAAACTGCCCTATGCTTGCGTATCAATGATGAGCTTAAAAAAAAGAGAACATTTACTATTGATGGTTTATGGGATTTAGATTGGATCTGTGGTAAGAGCAACAACAAAAACAAAGCGAAAATATTATCCTTGCTGAAGAAAACTAAAATTATGGATATTGATGCGTTTGAAGAAATGGATTCAGATATAACCCCCAATGAAGTCAACTTGTTTGATAGAAAACATAGCGCTTAA
- a CDS encoding helix-turn-helix domain-containing protein, giving the protein MNNVKNDWHQADIIAALRKRGTTLAAVSREAGLSSSTLANVLSRPWPKGEWIVANYLNIHPSEIWPSRYFDMNGNLIERKVRDKSAK; this is encoded by the coding sequence ATGAACAATGTTAAAAATGACTGGCATCAAGCTGATATTATTGCTGCATTACGTAAACGTGGTACAACCTTAGCGGCTGTCTCTCGTGAAGCAGGACTCAGTTCATCAACATTAGCAAATGTGTTATCACGCCCTTGGCCTAAAGGGGAATGGATCGTTGCTAATTATCTCAACATTCACCCATCTGAAATCTGGCCTAGCCGTTATTTTGATATGAACGGTAATCTTATAGAACGCAAAGTTCGCGATAAATCAGCAAAATAA
- the hemF gene encoding oxygen-dependent coproporphyrinogen oxidase, with translation MNILNIYQVKNFFLSLQDHLCKQLEQLDGQSTFMEDGWQREEGGGGRSRVLTKGKVFEQAGVNFSHITGASMPASATAHRPELAGRSYQAMGISLVIHPINPYVPTSHANVRFFIAEKEGEPPVWWFGGGFDLTPYYGFEEDAIHWHTVAKNLCQPFGDDIYPKYKKWCDDYFFIKHRNEPRGIGGLFYDDLNTPDFDTCFTFTQAVGNGFLSAYLPIVERRKDIAWGDRERQFQLYRRSRYVEFNLVWDRGTLFGLQSGGRTESILMSMPPLVRWEYGYSPEADSPESELYTAFLIKKDWV, from the coding sequence ATGAATATACTTAATATATATCAAGTTAAAAATTTTTTCCTCTCATTACAGGATCACCTCTGCAAGCAACTGGAACAACTTGATGGTCAGTCAACCTTCATGGAAGACGGCTGGCAACGAGAAGAAGGGGGTGGCGGACGAAGCCGAGTGTTAACCAAAGGTAAGGTTTTTGAACAAGCTGGCGTGAACTTCTCACATATCACTGGGGCTTCAATGCCCGCTTCTGCCACAGCTCATCGTCCAGAATTAGCAGGACGCAGTTATCAGGCCATGGGGATTTCTCTGGTCATTCATCCCATTAATCCCTATGTCCCAACTAGCCATGCCAATGTGCGTTTCTTTATTGCGGAAAAAGAGGGCGAGCCTCCTGTATGGTGGTTTGGCGGTGGTTTTGATCTCACGCCTTATTATGGTTTCGAAGAAGATGCGATTCATTGGCATACCGTTGCCAAAAATTTATGTCAACCGTTTGGTGATGATATTTATCCCAAATATAAAAAATGGTGTGATGATTACTTTTTTATTAAACACCGAAATGAACCACGTGGTATTGGTGGTTTATTTTATGATGATTTAAATACGCCTGATTTTGATACCTGCTTTACTTTTACGCAAGCTGTCGGAAATGGATTTTTATCTGCCTATTTGCCTATTGTAGAAAGAAGAAAAGATATTGCCTGGGGCGATCGTGAAAGACAGTTCCAATTATATCGCCGAAGCCGCTATGTTGAATTCAATCTTGTTTGGGACAGGGGAACTCTCTTTGGCCTGCAAAGCGGTGGAAGAACTGAATCAATATTAATGTCTATGCCCCCATTGGTACGTTGGGAATATGGTTATTCCCCAGAAGCCGATTCTCCTGAATCTGAATTATATACTGCATTTCTGATAAAAAAAGATTGGGTATGA
- a CDS encoding M4 family metallopeptidase gives MSNNKINIYSLIPPFVLEHISDDCDTCTNQYVLKTLDHVYQLMNAPAEEMISQQEMKKEESDKLHRTIYDAKNKENFPGEELSRSEGMPESSDTSVNEAYEYIGKTHEFYKKVFGRNSLDNKGIKLVATVHYGKNYLNAFWTRKQMVFGDGDGKYFNRFTSAIDIIAHELTHGVIESEASLDYVYQSGALNESISDVFGIMVKQYVNNQTVDESNWLLGQGLLGPKFNPENKPEVALRTFINPGKAFSGDKQVGHMDQYEDLPFFVDNGGVHIYSGIPNRAFYLVAMELGGYAWEKAGKIWYETLLDKRLSSDADFEDFAKLTIDNAEKLFNKQTSDIVSNGWEEVGVLLSKK, from the coding sequence ATGAGCAATAATAAAATCAACATATACAGCTTAATTCCTCCATTTGTTCTGGAGCATATCTCTGATGATTGTGATACATGTACTAATCAATATGTATTAAAGACATTAGATCATGTTTATCAATTGATGAATGCGCCTGCTGAAGAAATGATTTCTCAACAGGAAATGAAAAAAGAGGAGAGTGATAAACTGCATCGCACTATCTATGATGCCAAAAATAAAGAGAATTTCCCTGGGGAAGAATTATCTCGCAGCGAAGGTATGCCAGAGAGTTCAGATACTTCTGTTAATGAGGCTTATGAGTATATCGGTAAGACTCATGAATTCTATAAGAAAGTATTTGGCCGTAATTCTCTTGATAATAAAGGAATAAAGTTAGTTGCTACAGTACATTATGGAAAAAATTATCTGAACGCATTCTGGACCAGAAAACAAATGGTATTTGGTGATGGTGATGGGAAGTATTTCAATCGTTTTACCTCCGCCATTGATATTATCGCTCATGAGTTGACTCATGGTGTTATCGAAAGCGAAGCCAGTCTGGATTACGTCTACCAATCTGGGGCACTTAATGAATCCATCTCAGATGTATTTGGCATTATGGTAAAACAGTATGTCAATAACCAAACCGTTGATGAATCCAATTGGTTGTTAGGTCAAGGTTTACTGGGACCAAAATTTAATCCAGAGAATAAGCCTGAGGTTGCTTTACGTACCTTTATTAATCCCGGAAAAGCATTTTCCGGAGATAAACAAGTTGGTCATATGGATCAATATGAAGATCTTCCCTTCTTCGTTGATAATGGAGGAGTTCATATATACTCAGGGATTCCTAACAGAGCATTTTATTTAGTGGCGATGGAGTTGGGAGGATATGCCTGGGAAAAAGCAGGAAAAATCTGGTATGAAACGCTACTAGATAAGCGCCTGTCTTCAGATGCCGATTTTGAGGACTTCGCCAAACTGACGATTGATAATGCGGAGAAGTTATTCAACAAGCAAACATCAGACATTGTGAGTAATGGTTGGGAAGAAGTTGGCGTTCTACTTTCCAAAAAATAA
- a CDS encoding protealysin propeptide domain-containing protein, with product MRNHQNKLNKSGIIPPSLLEYVVKICGQIDKAYILKTLDHVYNLMNNPAEMEISIHGYQPGFDNKLNRTIYNAKYHDHYPGEKLILSEGMTTIDDIAATEAYNYLGKTYEFYKEIFGRNSIDNHGLKLIR from the coding sequence ATGCGCAACCATCAAAACAAATTAAACAAATCCGGTATTATTCCACCCTCTTTATTAGAATATGTTGTTAAAATTTGTGGCCAAATCGATAAAGCGTACATACTAAAAACATTAGATCATGTTTATAATCTAATGAACAACCCTGCTGAAATGGAAATTTCAATTCATGGATATCAGCCAGGTTTTGATAACAAATTAAACAGGACGATTTATAATGCTAAATATCATGATCACTATCCAGGGGAAAAATTAATTTTAAGTGAAGGTATGACTACGATAGATGATATCGCTGCCACTGAAGCCTATAACTATCTGGGCAAAACATATGAGTTTTACAAGGAAATTTTTGGCCGTAATTCAATTGATAACCACGGTCTTAAGTTAATCAGATAA
- a CDS encoding helix-turn-helix domain-containing protein, with protein MKSKIILSEPERITLQQLALNHPHRDIRTRGTGLLMLARGSKPSQITAEIGCSLRVIYNWVHMWHNSGIAGLLGGHAGGRYLAMTPEMIATAVEAACAESLTLARIAQCVEAKHGPLPCTLETLANTLKKQGLTYKRTRLSLKKSATKRSLLTNPPC; from the coding sequence ATGAAATCGAAGATAATACTTTCTGAGCCTGAACGAATAACATTGCAACAACTCGCTTTGAATCATCCCCACCGGGATATCCGTACGCGAGGAACGGGTTTGCTCATGCTTGCCAGAGGGAGCAAGCCGTCCCAGATCACCGCTGAAATAGGATGCAGTCTCCGGGTTATCTATAATTGGGTTCACATGTGGCACAATTCAGGGATAGCGGGATTATTAGGCGGTCATGCTGGAGGCCGGTATCTCGCTATGACGCCTGAAATGATTGCCACTGCGGTCGAAGCTGCCTGTGCAGAGTCCCTAACTCTCGCACGGATAGCCCAGTGCGTTGAGGCAAAGCATGGGCCCCTGCCTTGTACGCTTGAAACGCTGGCAAATACCCTGAAAAAGCAGGGGCTCACCTATAAACGCACCCGTCTATCGCTTAAAAAAAGCGCAACGAAACGGAGTTTGCTAACAAATCCGCCTTGCTGA
- a CDS encoding IS630 family transposase, which yields MLNKIKAGAQLGHYRLVYFDEAGFAASPPVQYGWSPRGKPHETEPQEHDRRSVLGALNYTDNTLFYQTTSGSITRDDVIDFLEQLAQQGDNRLTFLVLDNARIHHGIEEKIRNSWLREHNLFLFYLPAYSPELNLIEIVWKQAKYHWRRFITWTQETMENELNTLLGGYGNQFAINFS from the coding sequence TTGCTGAATAAAATTAAGGCTGGAGCACAGTTAGGCCATTACCGTTTGGTCTATTTTGATGAGGCGGGTTTTGCCGCATCTCCTCCGGTGCAATATGGATGGAGTCCACGGGGTAAGCCCCATGAAACTGAGCCTCAAGAGCATGACAGGCGGTCAGTTCTGGGGGCGTTAAATTACACGGATAACACGCTGTTTTACCAGACAACGTCAGGCAGTATCACGCGAGATGACGTGATTGATTTTTTAGAGCAGCTCGCCCAACAAGGGGACAACCGCCTGACATTTTTAGTGTTGGATAATGCGCGTATCCATCACGGGATTGAAGAAAAAATCAGAAATAGCTGGTTACGAGAACACAACCTGTTTTTATTCTACCTTCCCGCCTACAGCCCAGAGCTGAATTTGATTGAAATCGTCTGGAAACAAGCCAAATACCATTGGCGACGTTTTATCACTTGGACTCAGGAGACAATGGAGAATGAATTAAATACGTTATTGGGCGGTTATGGTAACCAATTTGCAATTAATTTCTCTTGA